A single genomic interval of Hippea jasoniae harbors:
- a CDS encoding EAL domain-containing protein, with translation MKFDKELFLKIRETAINEQIKVLYVEDKEDVLLSTKELLSNFFEHLDTATDGFEGLEKFKQNPYDIIITDINLPKMDGLEMAKKIKEIDKKIPIIVITAFTKMEYLLESIKIGVYGYILKPIDMDQLLETLNRVVEKVYLRKERDRAVALLEQYKKIIDEGFTVTKTDPTGVITYANDKFCKISGYSREELIGKPHNIVRHPDMPKKAFKDLWNTIKAGKIWRGVVKNKTKDGKSFYVKATVAPIFDENGKIKEYIAVRENITDIVNPRKLIQDKIIEFSNPLLVLGAIEDFDDLENLYGESIIEELQEVFVKKAKSLFPPQCQMNLSFNMGDGRFAFIKDQTEKKEINEILYALKQFQENIRNTKFSVGEYEFELETVLSLATQKDHMFKNAELGLKKALKEKLDIVKGDGLYQTAIENAKKNIATLKMIKDAIKNDRIVSYFQPIYNNKTDIIEKYESLVRLIDKDGKVLSPFFFLNVAKIGKYYKQITRIVIKNAIETLKIMPNKEISINLSAVDIEDESIRNEIFAILENNPDISKKLVVELLEDEGINQLNVVKNFIKKLKGFGVKIAIDDFGSGYSNFSRLIEYEPDYIKIDASLIKDITTNKNNLHIVEAIRDFAKKQGYKTVAEYVSNEEIFRIVKELGIDYSQGYYISEPLPEPI, from the coding sequence ATGAAATTTGATAAAGAGCTTTTTCTAAAAATAAGGGAAACCGCTATAAACGAGCAGATCAAGGTTTTATATGTTGAAGATAAAGAGGATGTTTTACTATCAACAAAGGAGCTTTTAAGCAACTTTTTTGAGCATTTAGATACAGCAACAGATGGATTTGAGGGTCTTGAAAAATTTAAACAAAACCCATACGACATTATCATAACCGACATCAATCTGCCCAAAATGGACGGGCTTGAGATGGCAAAAAAGATTAAGGAGATAGATAAAAAAATCCCCATAATCGTTATAACGGCTTTTACAAAGATGGAGTATCTACTTGAAAGCATTAAAATAGGCGTTTATGGATACATCTTAAAACCCATTGATATGGATCAGCTTTTAGAAACCTTAAACAGGGTTGTTGAAAAGGTTTACCTAAGAAAAGAAAGAGATAGAGCAGTTGCGCTGCTTGAGCAGTATAAAAAGATTATTGATGAGGGATTTACCGTTACAAAAACAGATCCCACAGGTGTTATAACATACGCAAACGATAAGTTCTGCAAAATCAGTGGGTATTCTCGCGAAGAGCTTATAGGAAAACCCCACAACATTGTCAGACACCCCGATATGCCAAAAAAAGCTTTCAAAGATTTATGGAATACAATAAAGGCTGGTAAAATATGGCGAGGGGTTGTTAAAAACAAAACAAAAGATGGCAAAAGCTTCTATGTCAAAGCTACTGTTGCTCCGATCTTCGATGAAAATGGTAAAATAAAGGAATATATCGCTGTAAGAGAAAATATTACAGATATTGTTAACCCAAGAAAGCTTATTCAGGATAAGATAATAGAATTCTCAAACCCCCTGCTTGTTCTTGGGGCGATTGAGGATTTTGATGACTTAGAAAACCTATACGGTGAATCAATAATAGAGGAACTTCAGGAAGTATTTGTTAAAAAGGCAAAATCGTTATTTCCTCCTCAATGTCAAATGAACTTATCTTTTAATATGGGAGATGGAAGGTTTGCCTTTATAAAAGACCAGACTGAGAAAAAAGAGATCAACGAAATTCTGTATGCACTCAAGCAGTTTCAGGAGAATATAAGAAACACCAAATTCAGCGTTGGTGAATATGAGTTTGAACTTGAAACAGTTTTAAGTCTTGCAACCCAAAAAGATCACATGTTTAAGAATGCAGAATTAGGCCTAAAAAAAGCCTTAAAAGAAAAATTAGATATCGTAAAGGGCGATGGGCTTTATCAAACCGCTATAGAAAATGCTAAAAAGAATATAGCAACACTTAAAATGATAAAGGATGCAATAAAAAACGACCGCATCGTTTCCTACTTCCAGCCAATTTACAACAACAAAACCGATATAATAGAAAAGTATGAATCACTGGTGAGACTGATAGATAAAGATGGCAAGGTTTTATCGCCATTTTTCTTCTTAAATGTAGCCAAGATTGGCAAATACTACAAACAGATAACAAGAATTGTGATAAAGAACGCCATCGAAACACTCAAAATCATGCCAAACAAAGAGATTTCGATAAATCTATCGGCTGTGGATATAGAGGATGAATCGATTAGAAACGAAATTTTTGCAATATTAGAAAACAATCCTGACATATCAAAAAAATTGGTTGTTGAGCTGCTTGAGGATGAAGGTATAAATCAGCTCAATGTAGTAAAAAATTTCATAAAAAAATTAAAAGGCTTTGGTGTTAAAATAGCTATTGATGATTTTGGCAGCGGTTATTCAAACTTTTCACGATTGATAGAATATGAGCCAGATTATATTAAAATCGATGCATCGTTGATAAAAGATATAACAACCAACAAAAACAACCTTCATATCGTTGAAGCAATCAGGGATTTTGCTAAAAAACAGGGGTATAAAACCGTTGCAGAGTATGTTTCAAATGAAGAGATATTTAGAATTGTAAAAGAGCTTGGCATAGACTACTCTCAGGGTTATTATATTTCAGAACCACTACCAGAACCCATATGA
- the acs gene encoding acetate--CoA ligase — protein sequence MGKQRGFIESKLKENRVFYPSIDFAQKANIDTDELERLKKWAEMDWEGFWRYFAVKKIHWFKRFEEVLDDSNPPFFRFFPGGKLNASYNCLDRHIKSWRKNKAAIIWESENGETRIMTYQELYIEVNKFANVLKTLGIKKGDRVIIYMPMIPEAAVAMLASARIGAIHSVVFGGFSSEALRDRINDAKPKVIITADGGFRNGKAIPLKSKVDEAMEELDYKVDYVVVVRHIDRDIHMKPLRDFWYQDLMSDPDYAQIYCHPEAVESNNPLFILYTSGSTGKPKGIVHSTAGYLLWTMLTMKWVFDIKDEDTFWCTADIGWITGHSYGVYGPLAMGATTVMYEGVPTYPTPAKWWELVEKHSINILYTAPTAIRALMRLGNEWVLKHNLTSLRLLGSVGEPINPEAWMWYYTTIGNERAPIVDTWWQTETGGHMITTLPGAQAAKPGSAGTPLPGIFADVVDTEGKKINDPDKGGLLVITKPWPSMLLTIWGDDKKYIDVYWKKFEDKGYYFAGDGARKDSDGYFWIMGRVDDVLNVSGHRIGTMEVESALVSHRYVAEAAVVGRPDEITGEAIVAFVVLKEGVDKSRHDEMVRELREHVQKQIGPIAKPQEIIFTDALPKTRSGKIMRRLLRDIAAGRQINQDTSTLEDATVLDKLTELKQKLEEEMNKNNSSNK from the coding sequence ATGGGCAAACAGAGGGGGTTTATCGAATCCAAACTCAAAGAAAACAGGGTTTTTTATCCGTCTATCGATTTTGCTCAAAAAGCCAACATCGACACAGACGAATTGGAGAGACTGAAAAAATGGGCAGAAATGGATTGGGAAGGGTTCTGGAGATACTTTGCCGTAAAAAAGATTCACTGGTTTAAGCGTTTCGAGGAGGTCTTAGATGATTCAAATCCTCCCTTCTTTCGTTTCTTTCCCGGTGGAAAACTCAACGCTTCATACAACTGTTTAGACAGGCACATAAAAAGTTGGAGAAAAAACAAGGCAGCAATCATCTGGGAAAGTGAAAACGGCGAAACCCGCATCATGACATACCAGGAACTTTACATAGAAGTTAATAAATTCGCCAATGTCCTAAAAACACTTGGTATAAAAAAGGGCGATAGGGTTATTATCTACATGCCTATGATACCTGAAGCTGCAGTAGCCATGCTTGCATCAGCACGAATTGGTGCTATTCACAGCGTTGTTTTTGGCGGATTTTCATCTGAAGCTTTAAGGGATAGAATAAATGATGCAAAACCCAAAGTAATAATAACAGCAGATGGAGGCTTTAGAAACGGCAAAGCCATTCCATTAAAAAGCAAAGTAGACGAAGCAATGGAAGAACTGGACTACAAAGTTGACTATGTTGTAGTCGTTAGACATATTGACAGAGACATACATATGAAACCGTTAAGGGATTTCTGGTATCAGGATTTAATGAGCGATCCCGATTATGCTCAGATTTACTGCCATCCAGAGGCGGTTGAGTCAAATAATCCTTTATTTATTCTTTATACAAGTGGTTCAACCGGAAAACCCAAAGGCATTGTCCATTCAACGGCTGGATATCTTCTCTGGACAATGCTAACAATGAAATGGGTATTTGATATAAAGGATGAGGATACCTTCTGGTGTACGGCAGATATAGGATGGATAACAGGACACTCCTACGGCGTTTATGGGCCTTTAGCTATGGGTGCAACAACAGTTATGTATGAGGGTGTGCCAACCTATCCCACGCCTGCAAAATGGTGGGAACTTGTTGAAAAACATTCAATCAATATTCTTTATACTGCTCCTACCGCTATAAGGGCTTTAATGCGATTGGGTAACGAATGGGTCTTAAAACATAACCTAACATCCTTAAGACTTCTTGGCAGCGTTGGTGAACCGATAAATCCCGAAGCCTGGATGTGGTATTACACAACAATAGGAAACGAAAGAGCACCAATTGTTGATACCTGGTGGCAAACAGAAACAGGCGGTCATATGATAACCACGCTTCCGGGAGCCCAGGCTGCCAAACCAGGCTCAGCAGGAACACCTCTTCCTGGCATATTCGCAGATGTTGTTGACACAGAAGGTAAAAAAATAAACGATCCTGACAAAGGTGGTCTGCTTGTTATAACAAAGCCGTGGCCATCGATGTTACTAACGATCTGGGGGGATGATAAAAAATATATCGATGTTTACTGGAAAAAATTTGAAGATAAGGGCTATTACTTTGCAGGTGATGGTGCAAGAAAAGACTCAGATGGCTACTTCTGGATAATGGGAAGAGTCGATGATGTATTGAATGTATCAGGTCATAGAATAGGTACAATGGAGGTGGAAAGTGCCCTTGTATCACACCGATATGTAGCAGAAGCAGCAGTTGTAGGAAGACCCGATGAAATTACAGGTGAAGCAATTGTTGCATTTGTTGTACTAAAAGAGGGTGTAGATAAATCCAGACATGATGAAATGGTTAGAGAACTAAGAGAGCATGTTCAGAAACAGATAGGACCGATAGCAAAGCCTCAAGAAATTATATTTACCGACGCTCTACCCAAAACACGCTCTGGTAAAATTATGAGAAGACTATTAAGGGATATAGCAGCAGGTAGACAGATCAATCAAGACACATCCACGCTTGAAGATGCAACAGTGCTTGACAAACTCACCGAATTGAAGCAGAAGTTAGAAGAAGAGATGAATAAAAACAACTCCAGCAACAAATAA
- a CDS encoding flagellar motor protein MotB, with translation MAEGANGEGGIVKKCKQKKCEEGGGSAWEVAYGDFMTSMMAFFLVMWLIAATNVKQRKILSTYFTQPGATSLTEGSSMLPSKGVFNIGSKSLTISQRIPEMPLPSAKSPKTLKGRGLIPKILRKSGGGIGHQKQTLNLYSVMKKIQQAIASRKELLQYRNQIKMEMTEEGLRIIIFDKNKRPMFYPGSDQLEPWAKEVLDIVAKQLSEISNKIVIEGHTDAHPYVVGNLSNWELSTMRANAARREIQANGVSSDRFDSIIGYGDTRPVPGTNPDDPINRRIVILVKKI, from the coding sequence ATGGCAGAAGGCGCAAATGGTGAGGGTGGAATAGTCAAAAAATGCAAACAGAAAAAATGTGAAGAGGGTGGTGGTAGTGCATGGGAGGTAGCCTACGGCGACTTTATGACCTCCATGATGGCTTTCTTTTTAGTTATGTGGCTGATTGCTGCTACTAATGTTAAACAGCGCAAAATCCTTTCCACCTATTTTACTCAACCCGGTGCAACATCACTCACAGAAGGCTCATCAATGCTTCCATCCAAAGGCGTATTTAACATAGGCTCAAAAAGCCTCACAATATCACAAAGAATTCCTGAGATGCCTCTACCTTCAGCAAAAAGCCCAAAGACATTAAAAGGCAGAGGCTTAATTCCAAAAATCTTAAGAAAAAGTGGTGGAGGCATAGGACATCAAAAACAAACACTTAATTTATATAGCGTAATGAAAAAGATCCAGCAGGCAATCGCAAGCAGAAAAGAGCTTTTGCAATACAGAAACCAGATAAAGATGGAGATGACTGAAGAGGGTTTAAGAATCATTATCTTCGACAAAAACAAAAGACCTATGTTTTATCCAGGCTCTGACCAGCTTGAACCGTGGGCAAAAGAAGTATTAGATATTGTAGCTAAACAGTTATCAGAAATCTCAAACAAAATAGTTATAGAAGGACACACAGATGCCCATCCCTATGTCGTGGGTAATCTTTCAAATTGGGAGCTTTCAACAATGAGGGCAAACGCTGCAAGACGAGAGATTCAGGCAAACGGCGTTTCTTCAGATAGATTTGATAGCATCATAGGATACGGTGATACAAGACCCGTACCTGGCACTAATCCAGACGACCCCATCAACAGACGCATCGTAATCTTGGTCAAAAAGATATAA
- a CDS encoding motility-associated protein, with product MNAGGIVLTLLAVVGAFVYEGGNPAVLIQIGEYIVLLGAFFGMLLSTASPSALKGAFGVILGIAKPDPYNKKNYLELLKIIYDLSTKVRKDGILSLEAVVDDPESSPILQDASFFLKNKEARNLLIDALRNVVTGIEVEKLDEMLDTNIEVIEKEIAAPPKMVALLAESMPGMGIVAAVMGVILTMGALGGSILVIGEHIAAALTGTFLGLLLCYGIFGPMARYAEFKNEDMIAYLKALKTGIIYIAKGDAPIIAMEAVRESIPPLARPEFEEAENFVKGK from the coding sequence ATGAACGCTGGCGGCATTGTTTTAACACTGCTTGCCGTTGTAGGTGCCTTCGTTTATGAAGGTGGCAACCCAGCGGTTCTAATCCAGATTGGTGAATATATCGTTTTGCTTGGTGCATTCTTCGGTATGCTTCTATCTACTGCCTCACCATCAGCACTAAAGGGCGCATTTGGTGTTATCCTTGGCATTGCAAAACCAGACCCTTACAACAAGAAGAACTATTTAGAATTATTGAAGATAATTTATGATCTTTCAACAAAAGTAAGAAAGGACGGTATTTTATCATTAGAGGCTGTGGTAGATGACCCAGAATCCTCACCAATCCTTCAGGATGCATCATTTTTCCTAAAAAACAAAGAGGCTCGCAATCTACTTATAGATGCCTTAAGAAATGTCGTAACAGGCATCGAGGTAGAAAAACTGGATGAAATGTTAGATACAAATATTGAAGTTATAGAAAAAGAGATTGCCGCACCACCAAAGATGGTTGCACTTTTAGCTGAGTCGATGCCTGGCATGGGTATCGTTGCAGCTGTTATGGGCGTTATCCTGACAATGGGTGCATTGGGTGGCTCAATTCTTGTTATAGGTGAGCATATCGCAGCAGCTCTTACAGGAACATTCTTAGGTCTATTGTTGTGTTATGGAATCTTTGGTCCAATGGCAAGATATGCAGAGTTCAAAAATGAAGATATGATTGCATACCTCAAAGCTCTAAAAACCGGAATCATCTATATAGCAAAAGGCGATGCCCCGATTATTGCAATGGAGGCTGTAAGGGAAAGTATTCCACCGCTTGCAAGGCCTGAATTTGAAGAGGCCGAAAACTTTGTAAAGGGCAAGTAA
- a CDS encoding phenylacetate--CoA ligase family protein, which produces MIFNKDVETMPQEELKKLQLKRLRETIKRIKNSSSVFKEKYKDIEPQDLKSLDDLKHIPLLEKDEIRKAYPFKHISVDDDTKWMRMHMSSGTTGTPIINVMTKNDIEQWSEIMARCYYAAGVSHKDRIQITPSFGLFNGGFGFHYGAEKIGAFIIPAGAGRSRLQLKFIEDLGTTVLTAIASYPLRLIEVANETGFDFKKTNLRVAILGAETWSDEIRKRIEEEMNVDTYDIIGMTETGGVGMGIDCPAKNGIHIWEDHYIVEIIDPETKEVLEDGKEGEMVITTLTREGMPLLRYRTRDITKIISRDKCDCGRTHLRVDRLKGRTDDMLKVKGVNFYPSQIEAILMKYKQLSPFYHIVLEKVKGKGSMTIIAERKNGFTSEQLDKLSNELYDFLGFHCHIQIVPEGTLERPQGKAVRVVDKRQK; this is translated from the coding sequence ATGATTTTCAATAAAGATGTTGAGACTATGCCGCAGGAAGAGCTAAAAAAGCTACAACTTAAAAGATTAAGAGAAACTATAAAAAGAATCAAAAACTCAAGCTCTGTTTTCAAAGAAAAATATAAGGACATTGAACCGCAAGATTTAAAAAGCCTTGACGACTTGAAGCATATTCCCCTGCTTGAAAAAGATGAGATCCGAAAAGCCTATCCCTTTAAACACATAAGCGTGGATGATGATACGAAGTGGATGAGGATGCATATGAGCTCAGGCACAACGGGCACACCAATAATCAATGTAATGACCAAAAACGATATAGAACAATGGTCTGAAATAATGGCACGATGTTATTATGCAGCTGGCGTCAGCCATAAAGATAGAATACAGATCACGCCATCTTTTGGTTTATTTAACGGCGGATTTGGTTTTCACTACGGCGCTGAAAAGATAGGGGCTTTTATAATACCTGCTGGTGCTGGCAGAAGTAGATTACAACTCAAATTTATAGAGGATTTAGGTACAACGGTTTTAACGGCGATCGCATCGTATCCATTGAGATTGATAGAAGTTGCAAATGAAACAGGTTTTGATTTTAAAAAGACAAATCTCAGGGTTGCCATTTTAGGAGCAGAAACCTGGTCTGACGAAATAAGAAAGAGAATCGAAGAGGAGATGAATGTTGATACATACGATATCATCGGCATGACAGAAACCGGTGGCGTTGGAATGGGTATAGATTGCCCCGCAAAAAACGGCATCCATATCTGGGAAGATCACTACATCGTCGAAATCATCGATCCTGAAACAAAAGAGGTGCTTGAGGATGGCAAAGAAGGAGAAATGGTCATCACAACACTAACAAGAGAGGGTATGCCCCTTCTAAGGTACAGAACAAGGGATATAACAAAGATCATTTCAAGGGATAAATGCGACTGCGGTAGAACCCACTTGCGTGTGGATAGACTCAAAGGCAGAACAGACGATATGCTCAAGGTTAAAGGCGTAAACTTCTACCCATCCCAGATTGAGGCAATCCTTATGAAATATAAACAGCTTTCGCCGTTTTACCATATTGTTTTGGAAAAAGTTAAAGGCAAGGGTTCGATGACGATTATTGCAGAAAGAAAGAACGGCTTTACATCAGAGCAGCTTGACAAACTATCAAACGAGCTATACGACTTTTTAGGCTTCCACTGCCATATCCAGATTGTGCCTGAGGGAACATTAGAAAGACCTCAGGGCAAAGCCGTAAGGGTTGTTGACAAAAGACAGAAATAA
- a CDS encoding 2-oxoacid:acceptor oxidoreductase family protein, whose translation MKLVIIGVGGMGAISLSKTIAQMAINKNLSVKSSEIHGIAKKGGLVEVQMKIDEGLSGVVLQKEADIVILLEDLYFQYAKAFLNKNGILITLTKEEKESIKKEFGDIKFANSFILGRFIKKQSIFDKLDAVEVLKNIKFSEKNLKAFERGIG comes from the coding sequence ATGAAGTTAGTCATTATAGGCGTTGGCGGCATGGGTGCAATATCTTTATCAAAAACAATAGCGCAAATGGCAATAAACAAAAATCTATCGGTCAAATCCAGCGAGATTCACGGTATAGCAAAGAAGGGCGGACTTGTAGAGGTTCAGATGAAAATAGATGAAGGACTAAGCGGCGTGGTTTTACAGAAAGAGGCTGATATTGTTATCCTGCTTGAGGATTTATATTTCCAATACGCAAAAGCGTTTCTTAATAAAAATGGCATTTTAATTACTCTCACTAAAGAGGAAAAAGAATCGATAAAAAAGGAATTTGGCGATATAAAATTTGCAAATAGTTTTATACTGGGCAGGTTTATCAAAAAACAATCGATTTTTGATAAACTTGACGCAGTAGAGGTTTTAAAAAACATCAAATTCAGTGAAAAAAACTTAAAAGCATTTGAAAGGGGTATAGGATGA
- a CDS encoding thiamine pyrophosphate-dependent enzyme produces the protein MKLFLSGNEAIAFGLLEAGVRFISGYPGTPSSEVLPAAVKLAKQFKIDGYFNWAVNEKVAFEETTAASIANIPVAFVAKQVGLNVAMDPYMNTALVGSDGGLVVVVADDPGPHSSQTEQDSRFMAYFAKIPVLEPSTPKEAYLFAKKALNLSRQYKIPVMIRTTTRVSHSKEDIEVGRLSNYTIKAQFNKNTDRYAATPHFRYLLHKQLNEKIEKIKNNEFEIKTYFSGKKLIITSGISFAYLYDIITEYKLTDKLTIAKIDMPYPLNEETLHRLTDKFEEVIIIEEGYPVIELQFRKECKGREDGTVPKEGELTIDVIKSILQKLSIMPEEKSSKLIKPPFKRPSLCPGCGHRTAFYAIKQVFKDDAIYTGDIGCYTLGLNLKAVDTVHCMGASVSFGFGFQKAFGLSNIKKPVVATIGDSTFFHSGITPLIDAVHNNSPFIVVILDNSTVAMTGNQPTPTNTYNEDGSKATPVLIENIVKAIGVDFLKICDAYDFDCMEKALLEAKDYIENYSSPAVLIFRHPCIYTTEGLKNNPRFKRVFVDEQLCKGCKICIENFECPSLIFNGSVVEIDTTTCINCGQCVVSCPFDAIKVEK, from the coding sequence TGGGCAGTAAACGAAAAAGTCGCCTTTGAGGAGACAACTGCAGCCTCTATTGCAAATATACCCGTAGCCTTTGTTGCAAAACAGGTTGGTTTAAATGTTGCAATGGATCCATACATGAACACTGCTTTAGTTGGCAGTGATGGTGGCCTTGTGGTTGTTGTGGCAGATGATCCAGGGCCTCACTCATCACAGACAGAGCAGGATTCCCGCTTTATGGCTTATTTTGCAAAAATCCCCGTGCTTGAACCTTCAACACCAAAAGAGGCCTATCTTTTTGCAAAAAAAGCCTTAAATTTAAGCAGGCAGTATAAAATCCCCGTTATGATAAGAACAACAACAAGGGTTTCACACTCCAAAGAGGATATAGAGGTAGGAAGGCTCTCAAACTATACAATTAAAGCCCAATTCAACAAAAACACAGACAGATATGCGGCAACACCTCATTTTAGATACCTGCTACACAAGCAACTAAACGAGAAAATTGAAAAGATAAAAAACAACGAGTTTGAGATAAAAACATACTTCAGTGGTAAAAAATTGATCATCACCTCCGGTATAAGCTTTGCCTATCTCTACGATATAATCACAGAATACAAACTGACAGATAAACTAACAATAGCAAAAATCGATATGCCTTATCCTCTCAATGAAGAAACACTACACAGACTTACAGACAAATTCGAAGAGGTCATAATAATTGAAGAGGGCTATCCAGTTATAGAACTTCAATTTAGAAAAGAGTGCAAAGGCAGAGAGGATGGAACAGTCCCCAAAGAGGGTGAGCTTACCATTGATGTGATAAAATCGATACTTCAAAAGTTATCGATAATGCCAGAAGAAAAATCAAGCAAGCTAATTAAACCTCCATTTAAAAGACCCTCTTTATGCCCTGGATGCGGCCATAGAACGGCATTTTATGCCATAAAGCAGGTTTTTAAAGACGATGCTATATACACTGGCGATATAGGCTGCTACACCTTAGGGCTAAACCTAAAAGCTGTGGATACCGTCCATTGTATGGGTGCAAGTGTTTCATTTGGGTTTGGATTTCAAAAAGCCTTTGGGCTTTCGAATATCAAAAAACCTGTTGTTGCAACGATAGGCGATTCAACCTTTTTTCATAGCGGCATCACACCGCTTATCGATGCCGTGCATAACAACTCCCCTTTTATTGTCGTAATTTTGGATAACTCAACAGTCGCAATGACGGGCAACCAGCCCACACCAACAAATACCTACAACGAAGATGGCTCAAAAGCAACACCTGTTTTAATAGAAAATATTGTAAAAGCTATAGGGGTTGATTTTTTAAAGATCTGCGATGCATACGACTTTGACTGCATGGAAAAAGCCCTTTTAGAGGCAAAAGATTACATAGAAAATTACTCATCCCCTGCTGTTTTGATATTCAGACATCCCTGTATCTATACCACAGAAGGTTTAAAAAACAATCCACGATTTAAAAGGGTATTTGTTGATGAACAATTGTGTAAAGGCTGCAAAATCTGTATAGAAAATTTTGAATGTCCATCGCTAATATTTAACGGCAGCGTGGTTGAGATAGATACAACAACCTGTATAAACTGTGGACAATGCGTAGTAAGCTGCCCATTTGATGCTATAAAGGTGGAAAAATGA